Sequence from the Argopecten irradians isolate NY chromosome 12, Ai_NY, whole genome shotgun sequence genome:
CGATATCAATGTAGACCAATCAATACTTGGAAAGAATACCGATCAAAGCTTCTTCCATCAGCCTCTGGTAGGTAGCAGATAGCTAGGAACAAGGCTAAACGACATCCACGTGTACTCATAGAAGCCCTAGAGTTCGGCAGTAAATGCAGTGTGATCCTTATGTTCTGAATGGATCTCCACTTGCTGACTCAATGTCAAATGAAGATACTTTTTCCTGCTAAGTTGAACACTATCTTATCAAATTGAGACAATGCATAATGCATAAACATAATTCATTCCACAAAGAGACGGAGCTTTCCATTCTTATTTCTGCCCTACAGATAGCTATAGCCTATATAGGGCGTTAGAAGTGTACcagctgcccctattgcatgatcgttaaaAGCGTACTTGTAACACTCCCTTCATTACAGGTCGTGTGTAAATTAATTGGCGGATACCTAGCCGAAGTTCAGGACGATTCCGAAAAAAACTTTCTAGACACAACGGTCGATCAACAAAATGGTAAGGtctattattatattttatcttCCAGAATAAATATAACCGCATTTTGGCCATAATAACGGTACTAAAATTCAGATAGTttcataaatgatataaatgatttttgtttgtttacatacaaaaacTGGCTCTCTGATTTGCCGATACTTTTTTGCATTTAAGCATTGCTGTTAtacaatttgcaaacaaaatgtttCTCATAccacaatgaaattaaaaaaaatactgacaTCAATTCTTTGAAAATATAACGCCAATGATATTGGAATATTATATTCGTCTTCGAAATGGTAAGAAACATGTCATTATTTCATTGTGTATTTTCCGTAGAGCACTATTGGATTGGGGCGCATGATGCGGTACAGGAAGGCTCATTTGTTTGGGCGACTTCCCGACAACCAATATCGGTTAATCATTTCGTCCATTCTCCGGATAACTACAAGAATAATGAGGGATGTATCGAAATCGATAGCGATGGCAACTGGAACGACAACGACTGCATGACTACATTTCGTTACATCTGCGAACGCCCGTAAGTTCATTACGTTTGTGAAAGTCGTAAATATGTTATTACGTGTGTGTGAACATGTGTAagtgttttgatatcattacgactgtggacgttagtgttttgatatcattacgactgtggacgttagtgttttgatatcattacggcTGTGGACGttagtattttgatatcattacggcTGTGGACGttagtattttgatatcattacgacTGTGGACGttagtattttgatatcattacggcTGTGGACGttagtattttgatatcattacgactgtggacgttagtgttttgatatcattacgactgtggacgttagtgttttgatatcattacgactgtggacgttagtgttttgatatcattacgactgtggacgttagtgttttgatatcattacgactgtggacgttagtgttttgatatcattacgactgtggacgttagtgttttgatatcattacgactgtggacgttag
This genomic interval carries:
- the LOC138336453 gene encoding asialoglycoprotein receptor 2-like, whose amino-acid sequence is MSTWNLVSFVVLTTLAANSNVLVRADCPDGWVKHQESCHFFSHDRLSWPGAIVVCKLIGGYLAEVQDDSEKNFLDTTVDQQNEHYWIGAHDAVQEGSFVWATSRQPISVNHFVHSPDNYKNNEGCIEIDSDGNWNDNDCMTTFRYICERP